Below is a genomic region from Prevotella melaninogenica.
CACCAACAAATGTACAAATATGAACAGCAGTTTCCTATATCATGCTTGGGGTCTTTATACCCACGAATGCACTTGTGAAGAGTACAAAGGTAATAGAATTATTTTGCATGTGCAAGCAAAAGAACGAATAAGATGTTGCCCTTCTTGTGATGCCCGCTCCATAGTAAAGAATGGGTATCGTTTACGAGACTTTGTTGGACTTCCCATAGGTGGCAAGCGAGTAACTATACGCATGAAGGTACAACGCTATAAATGTAAGGAATGTGACTTCGATCAGCAGGAGAAAATTCCTTTTGCCACTGGCAGTTGCGGCTATACTCACCGTTTTGCTAAGTATGTAGTAGATTTACTTCGTGGCATGACGCTTCAGGACGTATCGAATCATTTGGGCGTATCATGGGATACTGTAAAGGAAATACACTCCTCTTACCTTAAGCGTCATTATAGTCCTCCATCTTTAGAGGGTGTAGAGAATATTGGTATAGATGAGTTTGCTGTTAGGAAAGGACATGTCTATAAGACAATCGTCGTTGATTTGGACAGTGGCAGGATAATCTATGTTGGCGATGGCAAGGGTAGTGAAGCTCTGAAGAAATTCTGGCGGAAAGTCAAACGTAAGAATATAAAGATAAAGCATGTGGCAACAGACTTGTCTGCGGCTTTCATAGCCTCTGTTATGGAGAATTGTCCCGATGCAGTACATGTATTTGATCATTTCCATGTAGTGAAGTTAATGAACGAGAAACTTGATGATATCAGACGTAAAGTTTATAGTATGGAGAAAGATATAAATAAGCGTAAAGTACTCAAAGGAACAAGGTATCTGCTACTCGGCAATGGTGTAGACATCTTTGATAAACAGCACAAGACAAGGCTTGAGAATGCCTTAGCTATGAATGAGCCATTGTCAAAAGCATACTATTTGAAGGAACAACTCCATCAGATATGGTCGCAATCCATGAAGGCTATGGCAGAAAAAGTGCTTGATGACTGGATAAGACAGGCTGAACAAAGTAAGATAACACAATTACAGAAAATGGCTGTTACCGTGAAAACCTATAAGAAAGGGATCCTTGCCTGGTACGATTGCCATCTATCAACGGGAAAAGTTGAAGGTATTAATAACAAGATAAAGGTTATGAAACGAAATGCGTATGGATTTAGGGACGAGAAATACTTTACTCTACGACTTTATGCACTGCATGACTGCCGTATCACTCGAAATGTCGGATGAACCTATATGATTACTGCCAACTTCCTAATGCTACACGAGCAAACAAAGCTATTACCCGATTTTCAAGAAGCATTAGAACACTATTATTTTACCAATATTATCGACTCTGCCAACACTCCGAAGGGCAAAGAAAGTGCTAACAAACTTTGTAAAACAATCACCAAAGACGAGATTCAATCCTTACCTATCAACCTTACAGGACCTCGTGCCGCACAGCTTATCAATGCCGTTACGCTTAAGACGGCTTGGTCATTACCGTTCGACAAGGATATTACAAAGCCTATGCCTTTCTTCACTGAGGATGGTAAAAGCAAGCAGGTCAATATGATGAGAAACTATGACACGATGCAAAAGTATCAAGGTTATACCACAAAGGATTATCAAGTGCTACGTATGCCTTTAGAAAACGGCTTTAGTCTATATGCTGTCCTACCTCTAAAGAAGAATAACTTGCAGGATATCATTCGCAAGTTAACAATCAAAGAATTGCATAAAATCTCTCAAAACACCAGAGCGTATGACTATGTAAACGTACTGTTTCCACGCTTTACCATCTCTGCGAATATTCCTATGAAACAGCTTTATGGTGAAATGGGTTTGGGTAATCTATTCTCTCGCGAAGCCGATTTCGGTAGAATGAGTCCTCAACCACTTGCTGTTGACGATGTTTTCCAGCAGATAAACATGAATGTTAACGAGGAAGGAATCAGTGCAAAAGCCATTCAGGTTATGTTATTTGACAAACTATCAGCTATGGATAGTTCATCTACGTTCACCTTCAAGGCTGACCATCCTTTCCTTTATTACATCCTTGATAAGTATAACAACATCTGTTTTATCGGGAAATATATGGGTTAAGGGTTCTTCCATTAAATACGTAGTTTGAAAATAGAAGCAAGGCTTACTCTTGCATGGTATGACTACGCACAAATTAGATGGTCTTACAAGGGGATAAACAACAAGATAAAATACAAATAGCCACGATGTCTATCCGACTTCAACCAACAATATATCCCCACATTACGCTATTTGTTATAAACTCTTTTCATACACCACGACACCAACACATGCTCTTTTGGCATCTTAAAGACGCCTAATTGACTTGCTAAAGGTGCCCTTTTGAAGCCTTACTAACGCCCTTTTGAAGTCCAATTAAGCACCTTTTCTGACGCTACTTTATAACCAACTGACTCTCTGTAGGTTACAAACCTGATTTTTACACGTACTTTTGCCTATATTCATAGAGGTTTTATTCGAAATTATGTAATGTTTTTTCAAAGCCTTATCCGCCCTTTTGAAGTATTAAAATATTTGTCTTCATGAAAACAATTTGGCAATGAGAACACCCTTGAGAAATAATATTACTGATAATTACACAACTTCATTGCTTCTTTGTGTTATTTTTACTAACTTTGTGCATTACATATAATGCAGAGAAAACTTAGGTTTAAACCGACATTAGTCATGAAAACCTATACATATCGCAGGCAAATAAGCGATTTGACTTAAATAAGCCTAAGATATGGTTTGTGAGGAGTTTAAAACAGTTCTGGATTCTTTGATATAAGGCTGTTTAGGAACTTTCTTATTCAAAAATAAAATATTATCTTTGCAAAGAACATTTAGGAAAGAAAAAAGAAAATGATATCAATAGACGGACTGACGGTGGAATTCGGCGTGAAGCCATTGTTTAAGGATGTTTCATTCGTCATCAATGAACGAGACAGGATAGCCCTGGTGGGAAAGAACGGTGCGGGAAAGTCAACGATGCTGAAGATTCTCTGTGGGATGCAGAAGCCTACGAGCGGAGTTGTGTCTGTACCAAACGATACGACAATCGGTTATCTCCCACAGGTGATGAAGCTTTCTGACGATACGACCGTGAAGGAGGAGACGCGTAAGGCTTTCGCTGACAAAACGAAGATTGAGGAGAGACTCAAGAAGATGGAGCAGGAAATGGCTGAGCGAACCGACTATGAGAGTGAGGGATACGCTGAGCTGGTAGAACGCTTTACGACTGAGCATGAACGATATATGATGATGGGAGGAGAGAATTATGAGGCTGAGATAGAGCGTACGCTAACGGGTCTCGGATTCAGCCGTGATGACTTCGACCGCCCTACACGTGAGTTCTCTGGCGGATGGCGTATGCGTATCGAGCTGGCGAAGATTCTTCTCCGTCGTCCGGACGTACTCCTACTGGATGAGCCAACGAACCACCTCGACATCGAATCTATCCAATGGCTGGAGCAGTTCCTCTCACAGAGCGCTAAGGCGGTTGTACTTGTGAGCCACGACCGTGCATTCGTCAATAACGTTACAAACCGTACGCTGGAGATAACCTGTGGACACGTGGAGGACTACCGTGTGAAGTATGACGAGTATCTCGTCCTCAGAAAAGAACGTCGTGAGCAGCAGCTCCGTGCGTATGAGAACCAACAGAAGGAGATTGCCGATACAAAGGCGTTCATTGAACGTTTCCGTTATCAGGCTACGAAAGCCGTACAGGTGCAGCAGCGCATCCGCCAGTTGGAGAAGATTGTGCCTATTGAGGTGGATGAAGTGGACAATTCGGCTATGCGTTTGAAGTTTCCTCCATGTCTGCGCAGTGGAGATTATCCAGTCATTGCAGAGGGATTGGGGAAGACTTATCCAAGTAGACTGCATAGTGACGGACCGGGTCAGACGGTCTTTGAGGGTGTCGACCTTATTATTAAGCGAGGTGAGAAAGTGGCTTTCGTCGGTAAGAACGGTGAGGGAAAGTCTACCTTCGTGAAATGTATCATGGGCGAGATTCCTTTTGATGGTACGCTGAAGATAGGTCATAACGTACAAATCGGTTATTTCGCACAGAATCAGGCACAGCTGTTAGACGAGAATCTTACCATCTACGAGACCATCGACAGAGTTGCCACAGGCGATATGCGCTTGAGGATAAACGACTTGCTCGGTGCCTTTATGTTCGGTGGAGAGACGTCGGAGAAGTATGTCAAAGTACTTTCGGGAGGTGAGCGTTCACGCTTAGCGATGATTAAGCTATTGCTTGAGCCAGTAAACCTCCTTATCCTCGATGAGCCAACGAACCACCTCGACATCGCCTCAAAGGAAGTGCTGAAAGAGGCTATCAAAGCCTTTGACGGTACGGCAATCATCGTGAGTCACGACCGCGAGTTCCTCGATGGGTTAGTGAGCAAGGTGTATGAGTTCGGTGGCGGTAAGGTCAGAGAGCATTTAGGGGGTATTTATGATTGGTTGAGGAGCCCCCTCCAACTCCCCCGAAGGGGGGAGAGTGCAGAGAACCTCTCGCTGGCATCATCAAAACCTAATGATAGCAGAAATGCAACTCCCCTCCCTTCGGAGGGGTCGGGGGAGGCTTCTGGTGAGGCTTTATCCTACGCTGAACGCAAAGAGCAACAGAAGAAGATTCGTAAGGCTCAGCGTGCTGTAGACGAGTCAGAGGCTAAGATAGCGAAGTTGGAAGCACGTAAGAGCGAACTCGATGAACTCCTGATGGCTCCCGAGAATGCCTCAAATATGGAACTCGTGACAGAATATACCAACCTTCAGCGTGAACTCGATGAGGAAAACGAACAATGGATGGTGCTTTCAGAAGAGCTTGAGACATTGAACTTTGAACATTGCCTACATCGGTAATCATAATTATGAATTGTGAATTTTGAATTATGAATTCTAATTGGATTATGAATTAAACCAAATATTTTTTACTATGCGTATCAAAAAACTTTTACCAATGATGCTCCTTGCATCTGCTCCCTTTACCGCTATGGCACAGGGTCAGGCAGGTATCAAGGCAGAGAACCTCGACAAGTCGGTACGTCCGGCTGACGATTTCTTCACGTTTGCCACAGGTGGATGGCAGAAACTCAATCCACTCCCTGGTGCTTTTTCACGCTTCGGATCTTTCGACCAGC
It encodes:
- a CDS encoding ISL3 family transposase, producing the protein MNSSFLYHAWGLYTHECTCEEYKGNRIILHVQAKERIRCCPSCDARSIVKNGYRLRDFVGLPIGGKRVTIRMKVQRYKCKECDFDQQEKIPFATGSCGYTHRFAKYVVDLLRGMTLQDVSNHLGVSWDTVKEIHSSYLKRHYSPPSLEGVENIGIDEFAVRKGHVYKTIVVDLDSGRIIYVGDGKGSEALKKFWRKVKRKNIKIKHVATDLSAAFIASVMENCPDAVHVFDHFHVVKLMNEKLDDIRRKVYSMEKDINKRKVLKGTRYLLLGNGVDIFDKQHKTRLENALAMNEPLSKAYYLKEQLHQIWSQSMKAMAEKVLDDWIRQAEQSKITQLQKMAVTVKTYKKGILAWYDCHLSTGKVEGINNKIKVMKRNAYGFRDEKYFTLRLYALHDCRITRNVG
- a CDS encoding serpin family protein; protein product: MITANFLMLHEQTKLLPDFQEALEHYYFTNIIDSANTPKGKESANKLCKTITKDEIQSLPINLTGPRAAQLINAVTLKTAWSLPFDKDITKPMPFFTEDGKSKQVNMMRNYDTMQKYQGYTTKDYQVLRMPLENGFSLYAVLPLKKNNLQDIIRKLTIKELHKISQNTRAYDYVNVLFPRFTISANIPMKQLYGEMGLGNLFSREADFGRMSPQPLAVDDVFQQINMNVNEEGISAKAIQVMLFDKLSAMDSSSTFTFKADHPFLYYILDKYNNICFIGKYMG
- a CDS encoding ABC-F family ATP-binding cassette domain-containing protein, with the protein product MISIDGLTVEFGVKPLFKDVSFVINERDRIALVGKNGAGKSTMLKILCGMQKPTSGVVSVPNDTTIGYLPQVMKLSDDTTVKEETRKAFADKTKIEERLKKMEQEMAERTDYESEGYAELVERFTTEHERYMMMGGENYEAEIERTLTGLGFSRDDFDRPTREFSGGWRMRIELAKILLRRPDVLLLDEPTNHLDIESIQWLEQFLSQSAKAVVLVSHDRAFVNNVTNRTLEITCGHVEDYRVKYDEYLVLRKERREQQLRAYENQQKEIADTKAFIERFRYQATKAVQVQQRIRQLEKIVPIEVDEVDNSAMRLKFPPCLRSGDYPVIAEGLGKTYPSRLHSDGPGQTVFEGVDLIIKRGEKVAFVGKNGEGKSTFVKCIMGEIPFDGTLKIGHNVQIGYFAQNQAQLLDENLTIYETIDRVATGDMRLRINDLLGAFMFGGETSEKYVKVLSGGERSRLAMIKLLLEPVNLLILDEPTNHLDIASKEVLKEAIKAFDGTAIIVSHDREFLDGLVSKVYEFGGGKVREHLGGIYDWLRSPLQLPRRGESAENLSLASSKPNDSRNATPLPSEGSGEASGEALSYAERKEQQKKIRKAQRAVDESEAKIAKLEARKSELDELLMAPENASNMELVTEYTNLQRELDEENEQWMVLSEELETLNFEHCLHR